AGGAAGTCAGTATCATGCTGAGTGAAAGCCAGATCCAATTGGGCAACATCACCACGCAAACCTTGCGGCAGGGACAGGTAGGAAGCAATACGGTGCTTACGGGCAGGCTGGTGGTAGACCAGACGCAGGCCGACCTTATCAGCAGTCGGGCCGCTGGCCGCATAGAGAGACTTTATGTGAAAGAAACTGGTCAGCCCATCCGCAAGGGACAGCCCCTCTATGACTTATACAGCGAGACCCTGCTCACATTGGAACAGGAATACCTGCTGGCCTTGGACCAGGTGAAGGCGTTCCCTAGCGAGAGGCAGTTTGCCTCCATCCTGGATGCCGCCAAAAGAAAGCTTCTCTTAACCGGTCTCACTAATGCCCAGATCAGCCGCATTGCACAAACCCGTAAACTAGACGCCCGCATCACCTTCGTAGCACCCAGTTCAGGTACTGTCACGGAGATAGCCGCCGCAGAAGGCGTGTATGTGGCCGAAGGAAGTCCGCTTTACCGCATAAGCCGGTTCAACACCATTTGGGCGGAGGCCGAATTGTACGCCGGTGAAGCCGGAGCGCTAAAGATAGGGACTCCGGTAGACGTCATCGTAGCCGGAAGCAACATGCCCATCAAGACAAAGATCTCTTTTATCAACCCAGAGTTTAGGCAGAACAGCCAAGTGGTGATTGCCCGGGCTTCGGTTCCTAACCCAGGAGGAGGCCTGATCCCAGGCACCCAGGCCACCATGACGGTAGGTACCCAGGTGAGAGAAGCGTTAACACTGCCGCTGGATGCCGTGATCCGGGATTCCAAAGGTGCGCACGTCTGGGTGAAGATCGGGGAGAACACCTTTAGCCCCAGAAGGGTTGAGCTTGGGGAGGAAAGCGCGAACCGGGTGGCCATTGCCAGCGGCCTGCAATCCAGAGACACCGTGGTAGTGACGGGCGCCTATCTGCTGTACAGCGAATATGTACTCAAGCAAGGGGCAGACCCGATGGCGGGACTTAACCATCAGTCAAATCAATAAATCTACTCTTAATGATACACAGAACTTTTAAACTGACACTTACAGTAGCTCTTTTACTAACATTCACCGCCTGCAACCTCCATACAGAGGCAGACATGGATGGTATGGAAGAGGACATGGACGGCATGGACTTGAACATTGACTACCCTGCCGCCTTTGTGGTAAACGGGGAGTCCAATGACGTGGACGTTATTAATCTGAATGACCTCACCCACAAAGATCATATAAGTCTGAATGGGGCAAAGTTCCCACACCATATCAATCTGAGTCC
This sequence is a window from Rufibacter sp. LB8. Protein-coding genes within it:
- a CDS encoding efflux RND transporter periplasmic adaptor subunit, which gives rise to MACTKTDEHAHATEDTSYTCPMHPQIVEGEPGSCPICGMDLVLVQKQKKEPETASAFTCPMHPQIVQDKAGSCPICGMDLVPVKKQSTKGEEVSIMLSESQIQLGNITTQTLRQGQVGSNTVLTGRLVVDQTQADLISSRAAGRIERLYVKETGQPIRKGQPLYDLYSETLLTLEQEYLLALDQVKAFPSERQFASILDAAKRKLLLTGLTNAQISRIAQTRKLDARITFVAPSSGTVTEIAAAEGVYVAEGSPLYRISRFNTIWAEAELYAGEAGALKIGTPVDVIVAGSNMPIKTKISFINPEFRQNSQVVIARASVPNPGGGLIPGTQATMTVGTQVREALTLPLDAVIRDSKGAHVWVKIGENTFSPRRVELGEESANRVAIASGLQSRDTVVVTGAYLLYSEYVLKQGADPMAGLNHQSNQ